The window CCCTGTCTTGACCCAGATGTACTGGACTCAACTGAACAAGGCTATAAGACAGTCCAGACAACTCAACTGCTCTTTAAATCAGGCATTTGATTCATCCTTTTGCCTTCTGCTTTTGCCTTGTTCCACAGCTCCTACTCTTGATCGGATGGACTCCACTCATCATTCCCTAACAGCCATGAGTTCATAGGGATGCCTCCATCCGTTAAGGTCTGAAATTCTAGCCAGCCATTCTCGGACAAATTGGGGAACTTCAACCCGTGCTTCATCCGAGAAATACAAGTAGCCGCACAATGAAAAATCAGCAATTGTCGGCTCATCACCGATGATAAACTTCCGTTGATCTGACAGCTCTGCTTCTAAGATATTGACGTCATGCAGATAGCGATCGCTCAACCACTGTTGAGCACCTTCACTCAACTGGAATTGCTTAAATTTTCTCGATGCTCTCAGCTGGGGCAAGCACAGTCCAATTTTATTCGCTTCCCAAAAGAGCCACTCGATACAACGGTTGAACGTCTTTTCGTTCTGGGCACCCAAGATTTTGTACTTAGTCGCGACATGAATCAAAATCGCATTTGATTGCACATAGGCCGAACCTTCATCTATCAATAGAGGTACTTCATGAAATCTAGAATTTTTCCTAAAGTCAGCCGGTCGACTTTCCCGTTCAGAAAAAATATCAATTTCTTCATAGTCATGTGAAATACCGGCGACTTCCAAGCAAAGCTTCACCTTATATGCATGACCTGAATCAGGATGCCCATATAATTTCATAGTCATCACCTCCTCAAAACGGCAAATTTAGATTTTCTTGAAGCCCCATTATCACAAGGCCTATCGCCCTGCAGAGTACAGTAGAAAACGAAACTTCAACACACCGTTAACGTGATCAAAAAACCTAAAGTTAAGACAAAACCTTGGCTAATCATTCCAAAAATTTAGATTAACCTCGGCAGACATCACAATGATTTAGTCATAAAACATAACTGCTCATTGGTCACATAACCACACTTCCTATAGAATGACTCTGCAGGAGAACCAGAGGCAGTCAACAAGAAAATCCTATAATAATTTGACTGTGCCAATGACTGCTCTAGAGCTGTAAGCAGCTTCGTGCCAATACCTTGATTGTGTAAAGTAGGCGAAACAAAAAGCTCGACAATTTCAAAGTTCAAATTGCCTTTAAAGGGCATGCCTCTACCTAATACTGCGCCTACTATCTCGTTGGCGTTCTCAGCCAGTAAACTCTCACTATATTGCGAATTTAAAATATACTTTAGCCGTTCTTCAACCCATTCAATTTTCCATTCTTCGTTCCAGGGTTCCTGCCTAAAAACTTCCACAAATAAATGACACAGTTTATCCAAATCTTGGACTGTGATTTTTCGTATATTCATGCCATTTAAAGAGCGTGAAGTACACAGTCAACTTTAGAGTTTCAACACCCCCTACACCCTACTCTCAATATTGATACGTGAGAAAGGCGCAGTCTGTGAGACTGATGAGCGAGAAGAATCTTCATCGTTAACGAATCAATAAAAACGGTGAGCACGATACCGCCCCACCGTTTTTGCACAATATTGCAAGCTGATAGCCTCAACAGCCTGTAGCCCTAGAATCCTTGACGAGAAGCCATTTTCTCTAAATCGGCCTGAGTCTGATGGAGCAAATTCTCTCGACGATCGCTGTTTTGGCTAAGGGAAGGAACCAAATTACGAGCCTGCAGCGTCATATGCAGCTGTAGATGGGCCACATAATCGCTACAGGCTTCGCGAGAAGCCTCAATAGTTTCAGTGGAATGCTCGGAGGATGCCAACACGTTTTGATTCTCCCGATTACGGAATGCAACGTTCTTCAACGATCTTGAAACTATCACGAGCAAGGAAAAGCTTTGGAGCGCGCGAAATGATCCTTAACGGTTCCAGAACATGAGCCAGGAGTCGCGTGAGGTAGGGAAGTCAGTCCTACAATAGGAACGCTCGTGCATCACTTGTGAGGGTCATGGCTGCGCCTACTGACACCGACGCCCACCACGGACTGCCAGAACGCCTGGCAAAACATACGGTTCGCTACACCACCTGCAAAGACGTAAACCCAGACGAGCTGACCCCGATGATGCGTCACTACGTCATGGTGAAGGGTGAGTATCCCCACGCTTTACTGCTGTATCGGGTGGGTGATTTTTTTGAAACCTTCTTCGAAGATGGCATCACCATCGCTCGCGAACTAGAACTCGTGCTGACCAGCAAAGATGCTGGAAAATCCGTAGGGCGCGTGCCGATGGCAGGGATTCCCCACCACGCGCTGGATCGCTACTGCATCCAACTAGTCGAAAAAGGATATGCCATCGCAATCTGCGACCAGGTAGAAGAGCGCGCCCAGGCAGAGGGACCATTGGTCAAGCGAGAAGTGACCCGCGTCATCACCCCCGGCACTGTCCTGGAAGAAGGGATGCTGAGCGCCCGCCGCAACAACTTTCTCGCCGCGGTGGTGATAGCAGGACAGCATTGGGGATTAGCCTATGCCGATGTCTCCACCGGAGAATTTTTCACCACCCAAAATAGTGACCTTGACCAGTTAGGACAAGAACTCATGCGGCACCAGCCATCGGAGACGCTGGTGCCCACAGACGCCCCTGACCTCAGAGCCATGCTGCGCCCTGGGGAAGGGTCGGAACATTTACCCGCCTGCCTGCCGCGTCAGTTCTGCTACACCCTGCGATCGCACGGGGTCTTTGCCCATACCGAAGCGCGACAGCGACTGTTGCAAACCTTTCGGTTGCGCTCTCTAGAAGGGGTTGGCTGTGATCATCTGCCCCTGGCTGTACGCGCCGCCGGGGGCCTGCTGGAATATCTAGAAGATACTCAAAAAGCCACCCAAGTACCGCTACAGCTACTCAGCACCTACGTCCTCAGCGACTTTTTAGTGCTAGACCACCAGACCCGTCGCAATTTGGAAATCACCCAGACCTCACGGGATGGCACCTACAATGGCTCTCTCCTCTGGTCGTTAGATCGCACAGTGACCGCAATGGGCGGACGGGCACTCCGACGCTGGCTTTTGCAGCCTCTCTTGTTAGCTCATCCCATCCAAGCGCGGCAGGCCACGATTCAGGAATTAGTAGACGATGGTTCTCTGCGAACCGCGCTACAGCAACAGCTTAAGCAAATTTATGACCTAGAGCGGTTGGCCGGGCGCGCCGGTTCGGGGACGGCTAACGGCCGCGATCTGGTTGCCTTGGCCGATTCCTTTGCTCGCCTACCGATCTTGGCAGCCCTCGTCGAGTCAGCCACCTCATCTTACTTACAGGCGCTGCAGCACGTTCCCTCAGCGCTAGAGGAGTTGGGGGATACCCTGCGATCGCACCTCGTCGAAACCCCACCGCTGTATCTGACCGAGGGCAATCTGATTCGTCCTGGCGTGAATGCCGAGTTAGATCAGCTGCGTGATCAGGTGAAAGCAGATCAAGACTGGATTGCCCAGCTCGAGCCTGCGGAGCGATCTCGAACCGGCATTACAACCCTAAAAGTTGGCTTCAACAAAGCGTTTGGCTACTACATCAGTATTTCGCGCAGCAAAGCTAGCCAGGCCCCAGACGACTATATTCGAAAGCAGACCCTCACCAATGAAGAGCGCTACATTACCCCTGAGCTGAAAGAACGAGAAACCCGAGTCTTCAACACCCAGGAACAAATTCACTCCTTGGAATACGAAATTTTCCAGCAGCTTCGGGAGCTGGTCGGACAGCATGCAGACCTGATTCGCAAGGTGGCCCAGGCAGTGGCAGCCGCAGACGTGCTGGCAGGACTGGCGGAAGTGGCTATCTACCAGGGATACTGCTGTCCCGAAATTGTCCAAAGTCGAGAAATCGCCCTCTCAGAGGGTCGCCATCCCGTCGTTGAACAACTGCTGCCCGCTGGGTTCTTTGTGCCCAATTCTACCCAGCTCGGGGGCCAGGAAATAGACAGCAGCGAGCAAATCGGAGAGGGCACAGGGCAACCCTCATCCCCCCATCCCCCCGATTTAATCATTCTGACGGGGCCTAATGCGAGCGGTAAGAGCTGCTATCTGCGGCAGGTGGGGCTGATTCAGCTCATGGCCCAAGTGGGAAGCTTTGTGCCTGCAACGACCGCTCGATTAGGAATTTGCGATCGCATTTTTACCCGTGTAGGGGCAGTAGATGACCTGGCAACCGGGCAATCCACCTTTATGGTTGAGATGAACGAGACCGCCAACATTTTGAACCATGCCAGCGATCGTTCCCTAGTTTTGCTAGACGAAATTGGCCGTGGCACAGCCACCTTTGATGGCCTCTCCATCGCCTGGTCTGTCGCTGAGTACCTGGCTAGCGAGATTCGCGCCCGTACTATCTTTGCCACCCACTATCACGAATTAAATGAACTCGCTGCTATTTTGCACAATGTCGCGAACTATCAGGTCACGGTGAAAGAAATGCCCGACCAGATTGTGTTTTTGCATCAGGTGCGGCCCGGGGGAGCAGATCGGTCCTACGGCATCGAGGCGGGGCGACTGGCAGGGCTACCGCCGACCGTCATTCAGCGGGCGCGAGAGGTGATGAGCCAGATTGAAAAACACAGCAAAATTGCAGTCGGGCTACGTAAAGGGGCTCAGTTCAACGGGAATGGTCGCCGACGAAAACGCCGAAGCGTTCAGGAGGAACCGATTGAACAGCTGGATATTTTCGGCGCTTAATCGACAAGATGAATTTTGCCTGCACGAATGCAATCTAGCAGACGATTGATTTGGGCCCGATCAGCCACCCCAATATCAGGATTAGCCAGCATTGCTGAGGTCATTTG is drawn from Leptolyngbya sp. SIO1E4 and contains these coding sequences:
- a CDS encoding GNAT family N-acetyltransferase encodes the protein MNIRKITVQDLDKLCHLFVEVFRQEPWNEEWKIEWVEERLKYILNSQYSESLLAENANEIVGAVLGRGMPFKGNLNFEIVELFVSPTLHNQGIGTKLLTALEQSLAQSNYYRIFLLTASGSPAESFYRKCGYVTNEQLCFMTKSL
- the mutS gene encoding DNA mismatch repair protein MutS, whose protein sequence is MAAPTDTDAHHGLPERLAKHTVRYTTCKDVNPDELTPMMRHYVMVKGEYPHALLLYRVGDFFETFFEDGITIARELELVLTSKDAGKSVGRVPMAGIPHHALDRYCIQLVEKGYAIAICDQVEERAQAEGPLVKREVTRVITPGTVLEEGMLSARRNNFLAAVVIAGQHWGLAYADVSTGEFFTTQNSDLDQLGQELMRHQPSETLVPTDAPDLRAMLRPGEGSEHLPACLPRQFCYTLRSHGVFAHTEARQRLLQTFRLRSLEGVGCDHLPLAVRAAGGLLEYLEDTQKATQVPLQLLSTYVLSDFLVLDHQTRRNLEITQTSRDGTYNGSLLWSLDRTVTAMGGRALRRWLLQPLLLAHPIQARQATIQELVDDGSLRTALQQQLKQIYDLERLAGRAGSGTANGRDLVALADSFARLPILAALVESATSSYLQALQHVPSALEELGDTLRSHLVETPPLYLTEGNLIRPGVNAELDQLRDQVKADQDWIAQLEPAERSRTGITTLKVGFNKAFGYYISISRSKASQAPDDYIRKQTLTNEERYITPELKERETRVFNTQEQIHSLEYEIFQQLRELVGQHADLIRKVAQAVAAADVLAGLAEVAIYQGYCCPEIVQSREIALSEGRHPVVEQLLPAGFFVPNSTQLGGQEIDSSEQIGEGTGQPSSPHPPDLIILTGPNASGKSCYLRQVGLIQLMAQVGSFVPATTARLGICDRIFTRVGAVDDLATGQSTFMVEMNETANILNHASDRSLVLLDEIGRGTATFDGLSIAWSVAEYLASEIRARTIFATHYHELNELAAILHNVANYQVTVKEMPDQIVFLHQVRPGGADRSYGIEAGRLAGLPPTVIQRAREVMSQIEKHSKIAVGLRKGAQFNGNGRRRKRRSVQEEPIEQLDIFGA
- a CDS encoding glutathione S-transferase family protein: MTMKLYGHPDSGHAYKVKLCLEVAGISHDYEEIDIFSERESRPADFRKNSRFHEVPLLIDEGSAYVQSNAILIHVATKYKILGAQNEKTFNRCIEWLFWEANKIGLCLPQLRASRKFKQFQLSEGAQQWLSDRYLHDVNILEAELSDQRKFIIGDEPTIADFSLCGYLYFSDEARVEVPQFVREWLARISDLNGWRHPYELMAVRE